In the genome of bacterium, the window AGGCACTATTTTAGCACCCGGCGCCGGTCGTGGGATCGAGATCGACCGCGCCGCCCCTGTGTGTGAGCCCTTTCATAGCGTGCGGCGGGCGCGGGGCGTAGGATGGCGCTACCCAGCAGCGGAGGTGACCCTGATATGTCGGAGGAGATGGATCACTCCACTCGCGCGAACGGCCTGACCCGTACGGAAGTCCTGATCCTCACCGAATTCGTCTGCCGCGCAAGCGCGGCGGAGGTGGGGCTGCGGCTGCTGAT includes:
- a CDS encoding LuxR family transcriptional regulator yields the protein MSEEMDHSTRANGLTRTEVLILTEFVCRASAAEVGLRLLMSDTVIKQRLRSILRRIGSRTRSEAAAWLERTQRRSA